From a region of the Fischerella sp. JS2 genome:
- the rodA gene encoding rod shape-determining protein RodA has protein sequence MLLKRSRSSLLQIRWKYWFKPWQQMDWLLLCLPVGLTIFGGIMIRSTELNQGLTDWWWHWLIGAIGCVIALLLARLRYENLLQWHWITYTLTNISLTAVMIVGHSAKGAQRWVNIFGFNVQPSEFAKIGVIITLAALLHKRTAANLDNVFRALAITAIPWGLVFIQPDLATSLVFGAIVLGMLYWANANPGWLILMISPIVAAILFSISWPLAIAFSEDVKFGLLGLIWSVIMGVVGWRTLPWQRYHLSAIGAWGLNMFGGELGLFAWNHVLKEYQKDRLTSFINPKADPLGAAYHQIQSRIAIGAGEWWGWGLFKGPMTQLNFVPEQHTDFIFSAVGEEFGFIGCLVVLAVFCLICLRLLHIAQTAKDNFGSLLAIGVLSMIVFQMIVNIGMNVGLAPVAGIPLPWMSYGRSAMLKNFIALGIVESVANFRQRQKY, from the coding sequence ATGTTGTTAAAAAGGTCACGTTCTTCACTTTTACAAATTCGCTGGAAATATTGGTTTAAGCCTTGGCAGCAAATGGACTGGTTGTTGTTGTGTTTGCCAGTCGGTTTAACAATATTCGGCGGCATTATGATCCGTAGTACCGAATTGAATCAAGGACTCACTGATTGGTGGTGGCACTGGTTAATCGGTGCAATTGGTTGTGTAATCGCCCTGTTGCTAGCCCGTCTACGCTATGAAAATCTGCTGCAATGGCACTGGATTACTTATACACTCACCAATATCAGCCTCACTGCTGTGATGATAGTCGGTCACAGTGCCAAAGGGGCCCAGCGATGGGTAAATATCTTTGGTTTCAATGTCCAACCATCAGAATTTGCCAAAATCGGGGTGATTATTACCCTCGCGGCGTTATTACATAAACGTACTGCTGCTAACTTGGATAATGTTTTCCGCGCTTTGGCAATTACTGCTATTCCTTGGGGATTAGTATTTATACAGCCAGATTTAGCAACATCACTTGTGTTTGGTGCGATCGTTTTAGGGATGTTGTACTGGGCAAACGCTAACCCAGGCTGGCTGATATTAATGATTTCTCCCATTGTTGCCGCAATTTTGTTTAGCATATCTTGGCCCTTGGCGATCGCTTTTTCTGAAGATGTCAAATTTGGACTATTGGGATTAATTTGGTCAGTAATAATGGGTGTTGTGGGCTGGCGTACCCTCCCTTGGCAGCGATATCATTTGAGTGCGATCGGGGCATGGGGTTTGAATATGTTTGGTGGTGAATTAGGACTATTCGCCTGGAACCACGTATTGAAGGAATATCAAAAAGATCGACTCACTTCATTTATAAATCCCAAAGCTGACCCTCTTGGCGCTGCTTATCATCAAATCCAATCCCGCATTGCCATCGGTGCAGGAGAATGGTGGGGATGGGGTCTGTTTAAGGGGCCTATGACTCAACTGAATTTTGTCCCCGAACAGCATACAGACTTTATTTTCTCTGCCGTAGGTGAAGAATTTGGTTTCATTGGCTGTTTGGTAGTGTTGGCAGTCTTCTGCTTAATTTGTCTGCGCTTGTTACACATCGCCCAAACTGCTAAAGACAACTTTGGCTCTTTATTGGCTATTGGCGTTTTGTCTATGATCGTGTTTCAGATGATAGTCAATATTGGCATGAACGTTGGTTTAGCACCAGTGGCAGGAATTCCCCTACCTTGGATGAGTTACGGGCGTTCAGCAATGTTGAAAAACTTTATCGCTTTAGGAATAGTCGAGTCAGTGGCGAATTTTCGCCAAAGGCAGAAGTATTAG
- a CDS encoding HAS-barrel domain-containing protein, translated as MRLPLPQFNRGDRHPNHFAEVIATSTCEFLAQCLEPEDLSFPPMPPFGSWVCSVDEESGNQVYAVVYYATTMPIDSVHRPVALGLSLQELREEQPQIFAMLKTEFRAAIVGFAVTSEERNSNSNLYQYLPPRPPQIHQPVYKCEPEAIIKFTEQLEFLRTLLSVNGAPVDSLTAAAIREVYWLRKADRQWLVQAGRTLSVLLKDDYDRLRFILSQINP; from the coding sequence ATGCGCCTTCCCCTGCCACAATTTAATCGAGGCGATCGCCATCCTAACCATTTTGCAGAGGTGATCGCAACCAGTACATGCGAGTTTTTAGCCCAATGTTTGGAACCGGAAGACTTAAGTTTTCCACCTATGCCTCCCTTTGGTAGCTGGGTTTGTTCTGTGGATGAAGAATCGGGCAACCAGGTGTATGCTGTGGTATATTACGCCACAACTATGCCAATCGATTCCGTACATAGACCAGTGGCTTTGGGATTGTCGTTGCAAGAATTGCGGGAGGAACAACCGCAAATATTTGCCATGCTCAAAACAGAATTTCGTGCTGCGATCGTAGGTTTTGCAGTCACATCAGAGGAACGGAATTCTAATAGTAATTTGTATCAATACTTACCACCGCGTCCACCACAAATTCATCAACCAGTTTATAAATGCGAACCAGAAGCAATCATTAAATTTACAGAACAACTAGAATTTTTGCGGACTCTACTGTCTGTCAATGGTGCGCCAGTAGATTCTTTAACCGCAGCAGCTATTCGCGAAGTGTATTGGTTACGCAAAGCTGACCGACAATGGTTAGTTCAAGCTGGACGTACTCTTAGCGTGCTGCTGAAAGATGACTATGATCGCCTACGGTTTATTTTGAGTCAAATCAACCCATAG
- a CDS encoding IS630 family transposase → MQLIAQYSAIILPQYENIRYFVQDESRFGLKTIEGRKITLPGVKPIGDWQWQFKAFWLYGAVEPLTGESLFWQFSHVDTECYQQFLNEFAACYPKSLNILQVDNGLFHKAKRLQIPENIVLLFQPAHSPELNPIERVWEYLKQDLKWELFDHLEHLQTKVAQLLALLTPQIAASLTGYDFILNALSVANIF, encoded by the coding sequence TTGCAATTAATTGCTCAATACAGTGCCATTATCTTGCCCCAGTACGAAAATATTCGTTATTTTGTACAAGATGAGAGTCGATTTGGACTCAAAACCATTGAAGGACGTAAAATTACTCTTCCCGGAGTTAAGCCTATTGGTGATTGGCAGTGGCAATTTAAAGCGTTCTGGCTATATGGAGCAGTTGAACCACTTACTGGGGAAAGTTTATTTTGGCAGTTTTCTCATGTTGATACCGAATGCTACCAACAATTTTTGAACGAGTTCGCTGCCTGTTATCCCAAATCACTTAACATTCTCCAAGTTGATAACGGCTTATTTCATAAAGCTAAACGTTTACAAATTCCAGAGAATATTGTTCTTTTGTTCCAGCCTGCTCATTCTCCTGAACTGAATCCCATAGAGCGCGTTTGGGAATATCTCAAGCAAGACTTGAAATGGGAGCTATTTGATCACCTGGAGCATCTGCAAACCAAGGTTGCTCAACTCCTAGCTCTCCTCACTCCTCAAATTGCTGCTTCTTTGACTGGTTATGACTTCATCCTCAATGCCTTATCTGTCGCAAACATTTTTTGA
- a CDS encoding STAS domain-containing protein, whose product MIDIEQKTYTTQDGNTVIVLTPTGRLDITTAWQFRLKLQECISKLSRHVVVNLGQVNFIDSSGLTSLVAGMRDADKVKGSFRICNVHPEAKLVFEVTMMDTVFEIFETEQEALEGVPRSIAS is encoded by the coding sequence GTGATAGACATTGAGCAAAAAACCTATACAACCCAAGACGGCAATACTGTTATCGTCTTAACACCCACAGGTCGCCTAGATATCACTACAGCATGGCAATTTCGCTTGAAATTGCAGGAGTGTATTTCTAAACTTAGTCGTCATGTAGTTGTAAATCTTGGTCAAGTTAATTTTATCGACAGTTCTGGTTTAACTTCTTTGGTGGCAGGAATGCGCGATGCCGACAAGGTTAAGGGTAGTTTCCGTATTTGTAATGTTCACCCAGAAGCCAAACTAGTTTTTGAAGTGACGATGATGGATACAGTATTTGAAATATTTGAAACCGAGCAGGAAGCTTTAGAAGGTGTACCTCGTAGCATAGCTAGCTGA
- the hemF gene encoding oxygen-dependent coproporphyrinogen oxidase, with the protein MVTNSQSPTLPIESSTCLPPTDAKARVSQFMKQLQDEITQTLEKLDGVAKFQEDSWERPEGGGGRSRVMRDGAIFEQGGVNFSEVWGSHLPPSILTQRPEAAGHGFYATGTSMVLHPRNPYVPTVHLNYRYFEAGPVWWFGGGADLTPYYPFAEDAIHFHKTFKEACDAHHSEYYPVFKRWCDEYFYLKHRGETRGVGGLFFDYQDGQGALYRGPHADGEAAQYSNQVGTIASRNWEDLFAFVQSCGMAFLPAYLPIVQRRHMMEYSDRQRNFQLYRRGRYVEFNLVYDRGTIFGLQTNGRTESILMSLPPLVRWEYGYKPEPNTPEAELYETFLKPQDWINWTPSHT; encoded by the coding sequence ATGGTGACAAACTCCCAAAGCCCAACTTTGCCAATAGAATCATCTACTTGTTTACCCCCGACTGATGCTAAAGCTAGGGTCAGTCAGTTTATGAAACAACTACAAGACGAAATTACACAAACTTTAGAAAAATTAGATGGTGTGGCTAAGTTTCAAGAAGATTCTTGGGAAAGACCCGAAGGAGGTGGCGGGCGATCGCGCGTGATGCGTGATGGCGCGATCTTTGAACAAGGTGGTGTAAATTTTTCTGAAGTTTGGGGTTCCCATTTGCCACCATCAATTCTGACCCAACGTCCAGAAGCGGCAGGACATGGTTTTTATGCCACTGGCACTTCTATGGTGTTGCATCCCCGTAATCCTTATGTACCTACCGTTCATCTTAATTACCGCTACTTTGAAGCTGGCCCAGTTTGGTGGTTTGGTGGTGGTGCTGACCTCACCCCCTATTACCCGTTTGCTGAGGATGCTATTCATTTCCATAAAACTTTCAAGGAAGCTTGTGATGCCCATCACTCCGAGTATTATCCAGTATTCAAACGCTGGTGTGATGAATATTTTTATTTAAAGCACCGGGGTGAGACCCGGGGAGTTGGTGGTCTGTTTTTTGATTATCAAGATGGTCAAGGTGCTTTGTATCGCGGTCCCCATGCAGATGGTGAAGCGGCTCAGTATAGCAATCAAGTAGGAACAATTGCATCCCGGAATTGGGAAGATTTATTTGCTTTTGTGCAAAGTTGTGGTATGGCTTTTTTACCAGCCTACTTACCTATTGTCCAACGCCGACACATGATGGAATATAGCGATCGCCAACGCAATTTTCAACTGTATCGTCGAGGACGATATGTTGAATTTAACTTGGTTTATGACCGAGGTACAATCTTTGGACTACAAACCAATGGACGTACGGAATCAATTTTGATGTCCCTACCACCCTTGGTACGGTGGGAATACGGCTACAAACCTGAACCAAACACGCCCGAAGCTGAGTTGTACGAAACCTTCCTCAAACCTCAAGATTGGATAAACTGGACACCAAGTCACACGTAA
- a CDS encoding cation:proton antiporter: MELMLQVLAVEPTAQVLAKEPIIPFAILLVVILVIPIIFERLRLPGLVGLVLSGVVLGRHGWNVFPTETSTMSLLSDIGLVYLMFVAGLEIDLEEFRRKKIPAFGFGSLTFGLPLLVGVFLSRRFGYEWNAAILIGSIVASHTLLAYPLINRLGVTSNTAVRTTIGATVITNFSALLVLALCLAANSENLDFWQVLPFFNSLIVYTIIVLIGCNWVGKEFFRRSGDDEGNQFLFVLLSVFLIAFVAQLLEIEKIVAAFLAGLAVNEAVGEGPVKEKVVFVGSILFIPIFFVHLGLRIDLPSFFSSLITLQFTILLVVGLFASKFIAAFAAKLLYHYNWQETLTMWSLSLPQVGVTLAAALVGYENGLLSPILLNSVIVLMLVSSTVGSLMTSRFAVGLTASVVKEQPSTTPTHIDAGKTDSSPSTIVVPVYNPQTQQYLIEMAALLARQANGRIIPLAIATAAAHMDAPQLETSMERSERLLLKATALSRVLGVEAQPLLRIDDAFAQGISRAAREQKADLILMGWGKRTGLRARLFGNVIDSVLWASHCPVAVTRLLESPKKIQRILVPVENFIAPTLQSIQFAQILAEANQAQVTVLSVCERRTSSSKIASRRSQLSQIVSNVSSAHPPEIQIIAHENVAQAILQAARLYDLVVLPFVRNRTSPGGLSISDVTTYLARQLTCSIVMLGEPQRTEKSVTVPVGVPSPIPVT; encoded by the coding sequence ATGGAACTAATGTTACAAGTTCTTGCTGTTGAACCTACTGCCCAAGTTCTCGCAAAAGAACCCATTATTCCTTTTGCCATTCTGCTAGTAGTCATCTTAGTTATCCCAATCATCTTTGAGCGACTACGACTACCTGGTTTAGTTGGTTTGGTGTTATCAGGGGTAGTACTCGGTCGTCATGGCTGGAATGTATTTCCCACTGAAACATCAACCATGAGTTTGCTTTCAGACATTGGGTTAGTTTACTTAATGTTTGTAGCGGGTTTAGAAATCGACTTAGAAGAGTTTCGCCGCAAAAAGATTCCTGCTTTCGGCTTTGGCAGCTTAACCTTCGGTTTACCTCTGTTAGTTGGAGTGTTCCTCAGTCGGAGATTTGGGTATGAATGGAATGCTGCTATATTGATTGGCTCGATTGTGGCATCCCACACCCTTTTAGCATATCCTCTGATTAATCGCTTGGGAGTCACAAGCAACACAGCAGTCAGAACAACAATTGGGGCTACAGTGATCACTAACTTTAGTGCATTACTGGTATTAGCTTTATGTTTAGCTGCAAACAGCGAGAATTTGGACTTTTGGCAAGTTCTTCCTTTTTTTAACTCACTGATTGTCTACACTATTATTGTTTTGATTGGCTGCAATTGGGTGGGTAAAGAATTTTTTCGTCGTTCAGGAGATGACGAAGGAAATCAGTTTTTGTTTGTCTTATTGTCTGTTTTTCTTATTGCATTTGTAGCTCAATTACTTGAGATAGAAAAAATTGTCGCAGCTTTTTTAGCTGGTTTGGCAGTAAATGAAGCTGTTGGCGAAGGACCAGTCAAAGAAAAGGTTGTTTTTGTTGGTAGTATACTGTTTATCCCTATTTTCTTTGTTCACCTGGGCTTACGCATTGATCTGCCTAGTTTTTTTAGTAGTTTGATTACACTTCAGTTCACAATTTTATTGGTGGTGGGTTTATTTGCTAGTAAATTTATTGCTGCTTTCGCGGCAAAATTACTTTACCACTACAACTGGCAGGAAACGTTAACTATGTGGTCGCTGTCATTACCGCAAGTGGGTGTGACATTAGCCGCAGCTTTAGTAGGGTATGAAAATGGCTTACTATCACCAATATTATTAAACAGCGTCATTGTTTTGATGTTGGTGAGTTCGACTGTAGGCTCATTAATGACTAGTCGGTTTGCTGTTGGTTTAACTGCTTCAGTCGTCAAAGAACAACCATCTACTACCCCAACTCACATCGATGCTGGAAAAACAGACAGCAGCCCTTCCACTATAGTCGTGCCAGTTTATAATCCTCAAACACAACAATATTTGATTGAAATGGCGGCTTTATTGGCACGTCAGGCAAATGGCAGGATTATACCATTGGCTATTGCCACTGCTGCGGCCCATATGGATGCTCCCCAGTTAGAAACTTCTATGGAACGCAGCGAACGTTTACTGCTAAAAGCAACAGCCTTAAGTAGAGTCTTGGGTGTGGAAGCACAACCACTACTGCGAATCGATGATGCTTTTGCCCAAGGAATTAGCAGGGCAGCACGTGAACAAAAAGCTGATTTAATTTTGATGGGTTGGGGTAAGCGAACTGGATTGAGGGCGCGTTTGTTTGGGAATGTAATTGATAGTGTTCTATGGGCTTCCCATTGTCCAGTAGCAGTAACTCGTTTGCTAGAATCACCGAAAAAGATTCAGCGGATTTTGGTTCCAGTAGAAAATTTCATAGCACCAACCCTGCAATCTATACAATTTGCACAAATTCTTGCAGAAGCAAATCAAGCACAAGTAACTGTGTTGAGTGTCTGTGAACGCCGTACTAGTTCCAGTAAAATTGCATCCAGGCGATCGCAACTTTCTCAAATAGTATCAAATGTATCTTCAGCTCATCCACCAGAAATTCAAATTATCGCCCATGAAAATGTTGCTCAAGCAATTTTACAGGCAGCACGATTATATGATTTAGTTGTCCTACCTTTTGTACGTAATCGTACTAGTCCGGGTGGGTTGTCAATTAGTGATGTTACAACTTATTTAGCTAGACAACTAACCTGTTCTATTGTCATGCTGGGAGAACCACAGCGTACTGAAAAATCAGTAACTGTACCAGTCGGTGTTCCTAGCCCTATCCCTGTAACTTAA
- a CDS encoding SRPBCC family protein, whose product MRAWLSKFIQHKRRRFCASLVRTYREISSASVDELWQKLVDLADVSWHPLLKSTNVPYGLVPKPGLIYQAVTRLSPIPIRMFVERVNPRELLSIRVLAIPGVEERVSYKIESTVCGTYLSYSVTLRGWLSPLIWLFSRPYANRVAKALIEAVEKGTLPTVPGKRKPLNDSCFDF is encoded by the coding sequence ATGCGAGCTTGGTTGTCCAAATTCATCCAGCACAAACGTCGTCGGTTTTGTGCATCTTTGGTGCGAACATATCGCGAGATAAGTTCTGCTTCTGTTGATGAACTATGGCAAAAGCTAGTTGACTTGGCAGATGTCTCCTGGCATCCATTGCTCAAGAGTACCAATGTCCCTTATGGATTAGTACCCAAACCTGGGCTCATTTACCAAGCGGTAACACGCTTGTCACCCATTCCCATACGTATGTTTGTAGAACGTGTCAATCCTAGAGAATTATTAAGCATCAGAGTACTAGCAATTCCTGGTGTTGAAGAACGGGTCAGTTACAAAATAGAGTCCACAGTTTGTGGTACTTATTTGTCATATTCTGTAACATTACGTGGTTGGTTATCACCATTGATTTGGTTATTCTCTCGCCCTTACGCTAATCGCGTTGCTAAAGCTTTAATTGAGGCAGTAGAAAAAGGCACACTGCCAACAGTTCCAGGCAAGAGAAAACCTCTTAACGATAGTTGTTTTGATTTTTAG
- a CDS encoding helix-turn-helix domain-containing protein produces the protein MVGVTQIEIVDSVEELEKLLRHQKQSRSKERIQALYLIKGQEMSVSEIAKILGKHRATVHRWLADYREGGIEAVVEFGTSSGRKRAIPDWAVSSLKKQLEQPEGGFQRYTQIQHWLEKTLGVQAEYATVHHLARYRLKAKLKVPRPRNRKQDEEKLESFKKNSVMTCN, from the coding sequence ATGGTAGGGGTAACACAGATCGAGATAGTTGATAGTGTCGAGGAACTAGAGAAGTTGCTCAGACATCAAAAACAGTCTCGGAGCAAAGAACGTATACAAGCCCTATATCTGATTAAAGGGCAAGAAATGAGTGTAAGTGAGATTGCTAAAATCTTGGGAAAACATCGAGCTACAGTACATCGATGGTTGGCAGATTATCGAGAAGGAGGAATTGAGGCGGTTGTTGAATTTGGAACGAGTTCAGGTCGAAAAAGAGCAATACCAGATTGGGCTGTATCGAGTTTGAAAAAACAACTCGAACAACCAGAAGGTGGGTTTCAACGGTACACACAAATACAACATTGGTTAGAAAAAACCTTGGGTGTGCAAGCTGAGTACGCAACTGTACATCATCTGGCACGTTACAGGCTCAAAGCCAAGCTGAAAGTCCCACGTCCGCGTAACCGAAAACAGGACGAAGAAAAACTAGAGTCTTTTAAAAAAAACTCGGTGATGACTTGCAATTAA
- a CDS encoding NAD(P)H dehydrogenase subunit NdhS — protein MILPGATVRVKNPADTYYRYEGLVQRVSDGKVAVLFEGGNWDKLVTFRLSELEAVETTAGRKKAK, from the coding sequence ATGATCTTGCCTGGAGCAACTGTTCGTGTCAAGAATCCAGCAGACACCTACTATCGATATGAAGGACTTGTACAAAGAGTCAGTGATGGCAAGGTTGCTGTACTGTTTGAAGGCGGTAACTGGGATAAATTAGTTACCTTTCGTCTCTCTGAATTAGAAGCTGTAGAAACAACAGCCGGACGTAAAAAAGCAAAATAA
- a CDS encoding Mrp/NBP35 family ATP-binding protein, with amino-acid sequence MNDVLDSQSVLEVLRPVQDPELRKSLVEMNMIRNVKIDAGKVSFTLVLTTPACPLREFIVEDCQKAVKKLPGVTDVFVEVTAETPQQKSLPDRTGVTGVKNIIAISSGKGGVGKSTVAVNVAVALAQAGAKVGLLDADIYGPNDPTMLGLADAQIVVRASEKGEILEPAFNHGVKLVSMGFLIDRDQPVIWRGPMLNGVIRQFLYQVQWGELDYLLVDMPPGTGDAQLTLTQAVPMAGAVIVTTPQTVALLDSRKGLRMFQQLNVPVLGIVENMSYFIPPDMPEKQYDIFGSGGGSKTAAELGVPLLGCIPLEISTRIGGDSGVPILVADPDSASAQAFKAIAQTIAAKVSIAALT; translated from the coding sequence ATGAACGATGTTCTAGATTCTCAGTCAGTTTTAGAAGTGTTGCGACCAGTTCAAGATCCAGAACTTCGCAAAAGCCTGGTAGAAATGAATATGATTCGTAACGTCAAAATAGATGCAGGCAAAGTTAGTTTTACATTGGTACTAACTACACCCGCCTGTCCTTTACGTGAATTCATCGTAGAAGACTGTCAAAAAGCAGTCAAAAAGCTGCCAGGAGTTACAGATGTATTTGTAGAAGTCACGGCGGAAACTCCTCAGCAAAAAAGTTTGCCTGATCGCACTGGTGTTACTGGGGTCAAGAATATTATCGCTATATCTAGTGGTAAAGGTGGCGTCGGTAAAAGTACAGTGGCTGTGAATGTAGCAGTTGCTTTAGCACAGGCAGGGGCAAAGGTAGGTTTACTGGATGCCGATATTTATGGTCCCAATGACCCAACTATGCTTGGTCTGGCTGATGCTCAGATTGTAGTACGTGCCTCTGAAAAAGGAGAAATACTGGAGCCAGCTTTCAATCATGGCGTCAAACTAGTATCAATGGGCTTTTTGATTGACCGCGATCAGCCCGTAATTTGGCGCGGGCCAATGCTCAATGGTGTAATTCGTCAGTTTCTCTATCAAGTGCAATGGGGAGAACTAGATTATTTGCTCGTAGATATGCCACCAGGAACAGGAGATGCTCAGTTAACATTGACACAAGCAGTGCCAATGGCAGGGGCAGTAATTGTGACAACACCCCAAACCGTTGCTTTGTTAGATTCTCGCAAAGGTTTGCGGATGTTTCAGCAATTGAATGTACCTGTTTTGGGTATTGTAGAAAACATGAGTTACTTCATTCCTCCAGATATGCCAGAGAAGCAGTATGACATATTTGGTTCTGGTGGTGGCTCTAAAACAGCAGCAGAATTGGGAGTACCTTTGTTAGGATGTATACCTCTAGAAATTTCTACTAGAATTGGTGGTGATAGCGGTGTGCCAATACTAGTAGCCGATCCAGATTCAGCGAGTGCCCAAGCATTCAAAGCGATCGCTCAGACAATAGCAGCCAAAGTATCAATTGCTGCTCTAACCTAA